The bacterium genome window below encodes:
- a CDS encoding relaxase/mobilization nuclease domain-containing protein, giving the protein MRGSRVSSFARGSSQQRSLVKVSFTPTGKPGRWRAHGHYLSRAGAQSDDDRGVGFDAESNNVYLPDRFDGWQKAGDRRLWKMVVSPEAGDRVDLQAHTRSLVAQMEEDLGTKLEWTAIDHHDTDHPHVHITIRGVDERGRWLQLPRDYVRHGIRGRSQELLTRSLGPRLDLDRRQARERAVHAPRVTEIDRSLRRQARSDGVVDFSGPVPVHPAAQERRLQDLRRFAYLDDLGLAERVDDRSWRISDRLEAGLRQIQVSGDIQKSLASAGIGISDRHSPVALTSLEPGTQFRGRVAGAAFDEAKDQPFLIVEGADGKRHAIPQSPSIQNLRGLGHLRPGQVVTVRAWGEPGSAEVGIREHGTLRSLRQVDSASTPLDLDAITTIRQTGSPPGPQERQGFARRWWEAVRARVPLLERAGMIRGIGKGQDHEAFEAVRGAEQMVEARMTQRERTPLALEELKNRHGKPLRMAEPVAGRVHRGQLVGYGEDTEGNRHAVLDTGRELTAIRTEESAELGHDVRARALQAAEEEREQRRVRWVLDDLEHNRQHDRGR; this is encoded by the coding sequence CGCGCTGGGGCTCAGAGTGATGACGACCGGGGTGTTGGCTTCGACGCAGAGAGCAACAACGTCTACCTACCGGACCGCTTCGACGGCTGGCAGAAAGCCGGCGACCGAAGGCTCTGGAAGATGGTCGTCTCCCCGGAAGCCGGCGACCGGGTCGACCTCCAGGCTCACACCCGGTCGCTCGTTGCACAGATGGAAGAAGACCTGGGAACCAAGCTCGAGTGGACGGCCATCGACCACCACGACACCGACCACCCCCACGTCCACATCACGATCCGCGGGGTAGACGAACGCGGCCGATGGCTGCAGCTACCGAGAGACTACGTCCGACACGGAATCCGCGGCCGAAGCCAGGAGCTCTTGACCCGGTCTCTCGGCCCTCGTCTCGATCTGGATCGTCGGCAGGCGCGCGAGCGGGCCGTGCACGCTCCCCGTGTCACGGAGATCGATCGATCGCTGCGGCGACAGGCACGAAGCGACGGAGTCGTCGATTTCTCTGGCCCTGTGCCGGTGCATCCGGCAGCGCAGGAGCGCCGCCTCCAGGACCTGCGGAGATTCGCGTACCTCGACGACCTGGGCCTTGCCGAACGTGTGGATGACCGGTCGTGGCGGATTTCCGATCGGCTCGAAGCCGGGCTCCGACAGATCCAGGTATCCGGGGACATCCAGAAGAGTCTTGCGAGTGCCGGAATTGGAATTTCGGACCGGCATTCGCCGGTCGCTCTGACGAGCCTGGAACCCGGAACACAGTTCCGAGGCCGCGTTGCCGGTGCGGCGTTCGACGAGGCGAAGGACCAGCCCTTCCTGATCGTCGAAGGCGCGGATGGAAAACGTCACGCGATCCCCCAGTCTCCATCGATTCAGAACCTGCGCGGCCTGGGTCACCTAAGACCGGGCCAGGTCGTGACGGTTCGCGCCTGGGGTGAGCCAGGCTCCGCGGAAGTCGGGATCCGCGAGCACGGCACGCTCCGGAGCCTCCGACAAGTCGACTCGGCATCCACCCCGCTGGACCTCGATGCGATCACCACCATCCGGCAGACCGGCAGCCCCCCTGGCCCGCAGGAACGCCAGGGATTCGCGCGGCGCTGGTGGGAAGCCGTCCGCGCTCGGGTCCCGCTTCTGGAGCGCGCGGGAATGATCCGTGGCATCGGAAAAGGGCAGGATCACGAGGCCTTCGAGGCCGTACGAGGAGCCGAACAGATGGTGGAAGCCAGGATGACGCAGCGCGAGCGCACGCCGCTCGCCTTGGAGGAACTGAAGAACAGGCACGGCAAGCCCCTACGCATGGCAGAGCCAGTTGCTGGCCGCGTCCACCGCGGGCAACTGGTTGGCTATGGCGAAGACACGGAGGGGAACCGGCACGCCGTGCTCGACACCGGCCGAGAGCTGACCGCAATTCGCACCGAGGAGAGCGCCGAACTTGGACACGACGTTCGCGCCCGGGCTCTTCAGGCCGCCGAGGAGGAGCGCGAGCAGCGCCGCGTTCGGTGGGTTCTGGACGATCTCGAGCACAACC